One Chryseobacterium geocarposphaerae DNA window includes the following coding sequences:
- a CDS encoding NADH-quinone oxidoreductase subunit N, whose protein sequence is MSVLIIVFLTAVVALFSGVFEQGKFARYIGILGLIIALWVSFMPECAFFAQYRHMYDYTGNTALFTKISIVTTLLLFFLGGFAFSNHRSHQSELYALMLFALCGGIILFGYQNMVTLFLGVEILSIPLYVMAGANKTDLRSNEASIKYFLMGAFATGFLLFGIAFIYGSVGSFDLYKIQNFGVSNPHDAMFILGVLLILCALAFKVALAPFHMWSPDVYYGAPSLITAFMASVVKISGFFALFRLMTIGFGGVTAEWINVFGVFLIITLLLANVMGLAQTNAKRMLAYSSVSHAGYIGLVFFGMTSLSTYNLAFYLFAYALSTVGVFMCLIYVEKLKRETSFGAFKGLAKTEPLLATVAAISMLSMAGVPLTAGFMGKFALFSQAMNSNHGVFLVLVAVLGSAVSIAYYLRLIISMFFFKESTFKSSEKVTLTYNIVGVFVIASIIVLGVFPDLFARLVGF, encoded by the coding sequence ATGAGTGTTTTAATTATTGTTTTCCTAACGGCAGTTGTTGCGTTATTTTCAGGAGTTTTTGAACAAGGGAAATTCGCAAGATACATTGGGATTTTGGGATTAATCATCGCATTATGGGTAAGTTTCATGCCTGAATGTGCTTTCTTTGCACAGTACAGACATATGTATGACTATACCGGGAATACTGCGTTATTCACAAAAATATCAATCGTAACGACATTATTATTATTCTTTTTGGGAGGTTTTGCATTCAGCAACCACAGAAGCCACCAGTCAGAATTATACGCATTAATGCTTTTCGCATTGTGTGGTGGAATTATCCTTTTCGGATATCAAAACATGGTAACGCTATTCTTAGGAGTTGAAATCCTTTCTATTCCTTTATATGTAATGGCGGGAGCTAACAAAACAGATCTAAGATCAAACGAAGCTTCCATAAAATATTTCCTGATGGGGGCATTCGCAACAGGTTTCCTATTGTTTGGTATTGCATTCATCTACGGAAGTGTTGGAAGTTTTGATTTATATAAAATCCAGAATTTCGGAGTTTCAAATCCTCATGATGCCATGTTCATCTTGGGTGTATTATTGATTCTTTGTGCATTGGCATTCAAAGTAGCATTGGCACCTTTCCATATGTGGAGCCCTGATGTTTATTATGGAGCACCTTCATTGATCACGGCTTTTATGGCGAGTGTTGTAAAGATCTCAGGATTCTTTGCTCTATTCAGATTAATGACGATCGGATTCGGTGGCGTTACAGCAGAATGGATTAATGTTTTCGGGGTATTCTTAATTATTACCTTGCTTTTGGCAAACGTTATGGGGCTTGCTCAGACCAATGCAAAAAGAATGTTGGCTTACTCTTCAGTTTCTCACGCTGGATACATCGGGTTGGTATTCTTCGGAATGACAAGCCTTTCTACTTACAATTTGGCGTTCTATTTATTTGCTTATGCTTTGTCTACAGTAGGAGTTTTCATGTGCTTAATTTATGTTGAAAAACTAAAAAGAGAGACTTCTTTCGGAGCTTTCAAAGGATTGGCAAAAACAGAACCTTTATTGGCAACCGTAGCGGCAATCTCTATGCTTTCAATGGCGGGAGTTCCGTTAACGGCTGGTTTCATGGGGAAATTTGCTTTATTCTCTCAGGCAATGAATTCTAATCACGGGGTTTTCCTCGTATTGGTAGCGGTTTTAGGATCTGCAGTTTCTATTGCGTACTATTTGAGATTGATCATTTCCATGTTCTTCTTCAAAGAAAGCACATTCAAATCTTCAGAGAAAGTAACCCTTACATACAATATCGTTGGAGTATTCGTTATTGCTTCGATTATTGTCTTAGGTGTTTTCCCTGATTTATTCGCAAGATTAGTAGGGTTCTAA
- a CDS encoding complex I subunit 4 family protein, translating into MSGLLLTLLLLPLVGSGLVFAWKDKSSKYLALGIALVQMLVTFYIAADFDFNPTVDSVLQHEINYPWSQFMKSSLHFGIDGMSLLLLLLTNILTPIIILSSFNENVSYRNTFYGLILLMQFGLVGVFTSLDGLLFYIFWEVTLIPIWFIAGLWGQENKRFEFTTKFFVYTFVGSLFMLAGLIYVYNNSASFALTDLYNAQLNETQQTVVFWFIFFAFAVKLPVFPFHTWQPDTYTYSPTQGSMLLSGIMLKMAVYGVMRYLLPITPLPIAGISGQIVIILAIVGIVHGALIAIIQTDMKRIIAYSSFSHVGLMVAGIFASAVVTLRGTFTIEGAEGALVQTFAHGINVVGLFYCCDILYKRFKSRDIRQMGGLAKVAPKFAVLFLIIILGSMGVPLTNGFIGEFILLKSVYDFNGLAAVIAGLTVILAAVYLLRFYGKAMFGQGDDAVLSTVKDLSAVEFSVLASLAVFVIVFGIFPQPIIEMVNSSLKFIYQSMVS; encoded by the coding sequence ATGTCTGGTTTATTATTAACATTATTACTATTACCTCTAGTAGGTTCGGGATTAGTTTTTGCGTGGAAAGATAAATCCAGCAAATATTTGGCATTGGGAATTGCATTGGTTCAAATGCTTGTAACGTTCTACATCGCGGCGGATTTTGATTTTAATCCGACGGTAGACAGCGTATTGCAGCACGAGATCAACTACCCTTGGTCACAATTTATGAAAAGCTCTCTTCACTTCGGTATCGATGGGATGAGTTTGCTTCTTTTATTGCTGACTAATATTTTAACGCCAATCATTATTTTATCTTCTTTTAATGAAAATGTAAGCTACAGAAACACATTCTACGGTTTGATCCTGCTAATGCAATTCGGTCTTGTAGGAGTTTTCACTTCGCTTGACGGGCTATTGTTCTACATTTTCTGGGAAGTAACTTTGATTCCGATCTGGTTCATTGCCGGACTTTGGGGTCAGGAAAATAAAAGATTTGAATTCACTACGAAATTCTTCGTATATACATTCGTTGGGTCATTATTCATGTTAGCAGGATTGATTTATGTGTATAACAACTCTGCATCTTTTGCGCTGACAGATTTATATAATGCTCAATTAAACGAAACACAACAGACTGTGGTATTCTGGTTTATTTTCTTTGCTTTTGCAGTGAAATTACCTGTATTCCCTTTCCATACTTGGCAACCGGATACCTATACCTATTCACCGACTCAGGGGTCGATGCTTTTATCGGGTATCATGCTTAAAATGGCAGTATATGGAGTGATGCGTTATTTATTACCAATCACTCCCCTTCCGATTGCAGGAATTTCAGGGCAGATCGTAATTATTTTGGCAATTGTGGGAATTGTTCACGGAGCATTGATCGCGATCATTCAGACTGATATGAAGAGAATCATTGCCTATTCTTCTTTTTCTCACGTTGGATTAATGGTGGCAGGTATCTTCGCTTCTGCGGTGGTTACTTTAAGAGGAACTTTCACAATAGAAGGTGCTGAAGGAGCTTTGGTACAAACTTTTGCTCACGGTATCAACGTGGTAGGTTTATTCTACTGTTGTGATATTTTATACAAGAGATTTAAATCAAGAGACATCAGACAAATGGGAGGTTTGGCGAAAGTAGCTCCTAAGTTTGCGGTGTTGTTCCTGATCATTATATTAGGTTCAATGGGAGTTCCGTTGACTAATGGATTCATCGGGGAATTTATCTTGTTAAAGTCTGTATATGATTTTAACGGATTGGCAGCGGTAATCGCCGGTCTTACGGTAATTCTTGCTGCTGTCTATTTATTGAGATTCTATGGAAAAGCAATGTTCGGGCAAGGTGATGATGCTGTTTTAAGCACAGTAAAAGATCTTTCTGCAGTAGAATTCTCTGTATTGGCAAGTTTAGCGGTTTTTGTGATTGTATTTGGTATTTTCCCACAACCGATAATCGAAATGGTGAATAGTTCGTTGAAGTTTATCTACCAATCAATGGTAAGCTAA
- the nuoL gene encoding NADH-quinone oxidoreductase subunit L: protein MENLVYAIVLLPLLGFLINGLFGKNLPKIVVGSLATAMVFASFCIAVSIFMNFDSESQPVIVKAFEWFRINGVQINFGFQIDQLSLMMVMIITGIGSLIHLYSIGYMSHDKGFYKFFTYLNLFIFSMLLLVMGSNYLILFIGWEGVGLCSYLLIGFWYTNEEYGKAARKAFIMNRIGDLALLIGIFMIAGQTNAVDYLTVAENAGKFELDGSVIIFITASLFIGATGKSAQVPLYTWLPDAMAGPTPVSALIHAATMVTAGIYLVVRSNFLFTLAPTVQGGILFIGFLTAALAGFYALRQNDIKKVLAYSTVSQLGFMFIALGLGAYTTAMFHVMTHAFFKALLFLGAGSVIHAMSNEQDMRFMGGLKKYIPITHATFLIGTLAISGFPLLSGMISKDEILVAAFAKNPIYWVLLFILAAITATYMFRLYYLTFHGEFRGTEDQKHHLHESPSNMTLPLIVLAILSVVGGLINLPHFIGHGHYAKLMEWLKPVLTEESFKQMEATLSGVPFGTEMILLGATVLMFFCVWFIVKNTYVNKKKQALPEEQYTGWEKLSAKKLYVDELYNALIVKTVEGLGRGGKMFDKGILDRFVDFVGEGAEDSGKAMKRIQNGNVENYILIMSLAVGIILIVNFILQ, encoded by the coding sequence ATGGAGAATTTAGTATATGCAATAGTACTTTTACCACTTTTAGGGTTTCTTATTAATGGTTTATTCGGAAAAAATCTTCCAAAAATTGTTGTAGGTAGCTTGGCTACGGCAATGGTTTTTGCATCTTTCTGCATCGCAGTGAGTATTTTCATGAATTTTGATTCTGAAAGTCAGCCTGTAATTGTAAAAGCTTTTGAATGGTTTAGAATAAACGGAGTTCAGATCAATTTCGGATTCCAGATTGATCAGTTATCATTAATGATGGTGATGATCATCACAGGGATCGGATCTTTAATTCACCTGTATTCTATCGGATATATGAGCCACGATAAAGGTTTCTATAAGTTTTTCACTTATCTGAACTTATTTATCTTCTCAATGTTATTATTAGTAATGGGAAGCAACTACCTAATCCTATTCATCGGATGGGAAGGTGTAGGATTGTGTTCTTACTTACTAATCGGATTCTGGTATACCAACGAAGAATATGGTAAAGCGGCAAGAAAAGCTTTCATCATGAACAGAATTGGTGACCTTGCGTTATTGATCGGTATTTTCATGATTGCCGGACAAACAAACGCTGTTGATTACCTTACGGTAGCAGAAAACGCAGGAAAATTTGAATTAGACGGAAGCGTAATTATCTTTATTACGGCGAGTTTATTTATCGGTGCAACGGGTAAATCTGCTCAGGTTCCGTTATATACATGGTTACCGGATGCGATGGCTGGTCCAACTCCAGTTTCTGCGTTAATTCACGCGGCAACGATGGTAACTGCGGGTATCTATTTAGTAGTAAGATCAAACTTCTTATTTACTTTAGCACCAACTGTTCAGGGAGGAATTTTATTCATCGGATTCTTAACAGCTGCTTTGGCAGGATTCTACGCACTACGTCAGAACGATATCAAAAAAGTATTGGCCTATTCTACGGTTTCACAGCTTGGATTTATGTTTATTGCTTTAGGACTTGGAGCGTATACAACAGCGATGTTCCACGTAATGACGCACGCTTTCTTCAAAGCATTATTGTTCCTGGGAGCAGGTTCTGTGATCCACGCCATGAGCAACGAGCAGGATATGCGTTTTATGGGAGGTCTGAAAAAATACATTCCGATCACTCACGCAACTTTCCTAATCGGAACATTGGCTATTTCAGGATTCCCTCTATTATCAGGGATGATTTCAAAAGACGAAATTTTAGTAGCAGCCTTTGCTAAAAATCCAATCTATTGGGTATTATTATTCATTTTAGCGGCTATTACTGCAACCTATATGTTCAGATTGTACTATTTAACTTTCCACGGAGAGTTCAGAGGTACTGAAGATCAAAAACACCACTTACACGAAAGTCCGTCAAATATGACCTTACCATTGATCGTATTGGCTATTCTTTCTGTTGTAGGAGGATTAATTAACCTTCCTCACTTCATCGGTCACGGTCATTATGCAAAATTAATGGAGTGGTTGAAGCCGGTTCTTACTGAGGAAAGCTTTAAACAAATGGAAGCTACTCTTTCGGGAGTTCCGTTTGGTACTGAAATGATACTTTTAGGAGCAACAGTTCTAATGTTCTTCTGTGTTTGGTTCATCGTTAAAAATACTTACGTGAACAAGAAAAAACAAGCACTTCCTGAAGAACAATATACCGGATGGGAAAAACTGTCTGCTAAAAAATTATATGTTGACGAACTTTACAATGCATTAATTGTAAAAACTGTTGAAGGATTAGGACGCGGAGGAAAGATGTTTGATAAAGGTATTCTTGATCGTTTTGTAGACTTCGTAGGCGAAGGTGCCGAAGACAGCGGAAAAGCGATGAAGCGTATTCAGAACGGAAATGTTGAGAATTACATTTTGATCATGTCTTTAGCTGTAGGAATTATACTGATTGTTAACTTTATATTACAATAA
- the nuoK gene encoding NADH-quinone oxidoreductase subunit NuoK → MGEVNTFIQSIPLNYFIILSSVLFCLGVLGVLLRKNAIVILGCVELMLNSTNLLLAAFSAYKGNGDGQLLVFFIMVVAAAEVAVGLAIIAMLYRNTRSVDVSIFNKLRG, encoded by the coding sequence ATGGGAGAAGTAAATACATTTATACAAAGCATCCCTCTGAATTATTTCATCATTCTTTCTTCAGTATTGTTCTGTTTGGGAGTGTTGGGAGTATTGTTGAGAAAAAATGCTATTGTTATTTTGGGTTGTGTTGAGCTTATGCTAAATTCTACGAACCTTTTATTGGCCGCATTTTCTGCGTACAAGGGTAACGGCGACGGACAACTTTTAGTTTTCTTCATTATGGTGGTTGCTGCTGCAGAAGTAGCAGTAGGTTTGGCAATTATTGCCATGCTGTATAGAAATACCCGTTCTGTTGATGTTAGTATATTTAATAAATTAAGAGGATAG
- a CDS encoding NADH-quinone oxidoreductase subunit J family protein → MDQFLFFLVAFLAVASAVYFVFARNPLYAILSLIVTMFSIAGMYILLNAQFLAIIQIIVYAGAIMVLFLYILMMLNLNKQDESKKNNTLKFIGVFTAGLLLIGVLGVFRGVQDNHIAVENVDRGVGLTKNLGRLLFNEYVLPFELASILILAGIVGAVLIGKKDL, encoded by the coding sequence ATGGATCAGTTTTTATTTTTCTTGGTGGCGTTTTTAGCAGTGGCAAGTGCGGTGTATTTCGTATTTGCGAGAAATCCTTTATATGCTATTTTGTCATTAATTGTTACGATGTTTTCTATTGCGGGTATGTACATCCTTCTGAATGCACAATTCCTTGCGATTATCCAGATTATTGTTTACGCCGGAGCGATCATGGTATTATTCCTTTATATCCTGATGATGCTTAACCTTAATAAACAAGACGAAAGTAAGAAGAACAATACTTTAAAATTTATTGGAGTTTTTACGGCCGGTCTTTTATTAATTGGTGTTCTAGGAGTATTCAGAGGAGTTCAGGACAACCATATTGCTGTTGAAAATGTAGACAGAGGTGTTGGTTTGACAAAAAATCTGGGTAGACTTTTGTTTAATGAATATGTTTTACCGTTTGAGCTTGCATCCATCCTTATTTTGGCAGGTATCGTAGGTGCGGTATTAATCGGTAAAAAAGATTTATAA
- a CDS encoding NuoI/complex I 23 kDa subunit family protein, with protein MKLTNRSKVVSNKEMTLAEKIYLPAIFTGMGITFKHAVRTVLKGAPAVYSYPEVQKPRADIWRGQHVLKRDEEGRERCTACGLCAVACPAEAITMTAAERTKEEKHLYREEKYASVYEINMLRCIFCGMCEEACPKSAIYLTDRLVDVETNRGSFIYGKDKLVEKINERIDITERQSEKQKNAVK; from the coding sequence ATGAAACTTACGAACAGATCAAAAGTTGTTTCTAATAAAGAAATGACCCTTGCTGAAAAAATCTACTTACCTGCGATTTTTACAGGAATGGGGATTACATTTAAGCATGCTGTAAGAACCGTATTGAAAGGTGCTCCCGCAGTATATTCATATCCGGAAGTACAGAAACCGAGAGCAGATATCTGGAGAGGTCAGCACGTTTTGAAAAGAGACGAGGAAGGCCGAGAAAGATGTACGGCTTGCGGACTTTGTGCGGTGGCATGTCCTGCAGAAGCAATTACAATGACTGCTGCTGAAAGAACAAAAGAGGAAAAACACCTTTACAGAGAAGAGAAATACGCTTCCGTATATGAAATCAATATGCTGAGATGTATCTTCTGTGGTATGTGTGAAGAAGCTTGTCCTAAATCTGCTATCTATCTTACCGACAGATTGGTAGACGTGGAAACCAACAGAGGTTCTTTTATCTATGGAAAAGATAAATTGGTTGAAAAAATAAATGAAAGGATTGATATCACTGAAAGACAATCCGAGAAACAAAAAAATGCGGTAAAATAA
- the nuoH gene encoding NADH-quinone oxidoreductase subunit NuoH translates to MDLLTFKLILVLALFLLSLTIAAYSTWAERKVASIMQDRIGPNRAGPFGLLQPLADGGKFFFKEDFTPANAEKFLFVLGPALVMFISLITGAVIPWGKSLNIAGTSYDLQVANIDVGVLFIIGMASIGVYGIMIGGWASNNKYSLLGAIRASSQMISYELAMGLALLSIIMMTGSLDLKEITASQTNGKLWGVIPWVSGLNWNIFYQPIAFLVFIVAALAETNRHPFDLPECESELVTGYSTEYSSMKLGLYMFGEYVNMFISNAFMVVLFFGGYNYPGIEWVTQHWGENTAGILSIVAFLTKTVIGILIFMWIRWTLPRFRYDQLMHLGWKTLIPMALVNLLVTGAVILAFGN, encoded by the coding sequence ATGGATTTACTTACATTTAAACTTATACTTGTATTAGCGCTTTTCCTGCTTTCGTTAACGATTGCAGCCTACTCTACCTGGGCAGAAAGAAAAGTTGCCTCTATCATGCAGGATAGAATTGGGCCTAACAGAGCAGGGCCTTTCGGATTGCTGCAGCCTCTTGCTGACGGTGGAAAGTTTTTCTTTAAAGAAGATTTTACACCTGCCAATGCAGAAAAATTCCTTTTCGTATTGGGGCCGGCTTTGGTAATGTTTATTTCATTAATCACCGGAGCGGTTATTCCTTGGGGTAAAAGTTTAAATATTGCAGGTACTTCTTATGATCTTCAGGTGGCTAACATCGATGTTGGTGTACTTTTCATCATCGGAATGGCTTCAATTGGTGTTTACGGAATTATGATCGGGGGTTGGGCTTCGAACAACAAATATTCATTATTAGGGGCGATTCGTGCTTCTTCTCAGATGATTTCTTACGAATTAGCAATGGGATTGGCTTTACTTTCTATTATTATGATGACGGGAAGTTTAGATTTAAAAGAAATTACAGCAAGCCAGACCAATGGAAAACTTTGGGGAGTTATTCCTTGGGTTTCAGGTCTTAACTGGAATATTTTCTATCAGCCGATCGCTTTCCTTGTTTTCATTGTAGCAGCTTTGGCAGAAACAAACAGACACCCTTTCGATTTACCGGAATGTGAATCTGAATTGGTAACAGGATATTCTACAGAATACTCATCCATGAAATTAGGATTATATATGTTCGGTGAATACGTGAATATGTTTATTTCCAATGCATTTATGGTAGTGCTTTTCTTCGGAGGTTACAACTATCCGGGAATTGAATGGGTAACTCAACACTGGGGTGAAAACACAGCAGGTATCCTGAGTATTGTAGCATTCTTAACGAAAACGGTAATCGGAATTTTGATCTTCATGTGGATCAGATGGACGCTTCCAAGATTTAGATATGACCAATTAATGCATTTGGGTTGGAAGACTTTAATCCCAATGGCATTGGTAAACTTGCTGGTTACAGGAGCTGTAATTTTAGCATTTGGAAATTAA